The Impatiens glandulifera chromosome 8, dImpGla2.1, whole genome shotgun sequence genome includes a window with the following:
- the LOC124912975 gene encoding metalloendoproteinase 5-MMP-like — protein sequence MEKAIKKFQQFFRLNVSGILDEKTLSLMVKPRCGFPDLVNECLIKHRGVKLVRDPYKSGLNYNMYGKPRWSKLRLSWTVAPGTRSDAINPITYALYSWQKVTKFNFIRSAAYRNTDIQISFTSYPSEDYEPFLQISEMIAYSYLPPKGKLHFRADIPWWNGAGRQAPWERDIETVAVHEMGHILGLMHSSDPSAVMWPYVKRGVTKRNLQHDDINAINALYNNFRY from the coding sequence ATGGAGAAAgcaattaaaaaatttcaacagTTTTTTCGTCTCAATGTTTCGGGGATTTTAGACGAGAAAACTTTGTCACTGATGGTTAAACCCCGGTGCGGCTTCCCTGATTTGGTTAATGAATGTCTCATCAAACACCGCGGGGTGAAGTTAGTTCGGGACCCTTATAAAAGTGGTTTGAACTACAATATGTATGGAAAACCTAGGTGGTCGAAACTCCGACTATCCTGGACTGTAGCACCCGGTACGCGATCAGACGCTATTAATCCAATTACTTATGCGCTTTACAGTTGGCAAAAGGTCACCAAGTTCAATTTTATAAGAAGTGCTGCTTACAGAAATACAGATATTCAAATAAGTTTCACTAGTTACCCTAGTGAGGATTATGAGCCATTTCTACAGATATCAGAAATGATCGCATACTCATATCTTCCCCCTAAAGGAAAGCTCCATTTCAGGGCAGACATTCCTTGGTGGAACGGAGCAGGGCGCCAAGCGCCTTGGGAAAGGGACATTGAAACAGTTGCGGTGCATGAGATGGGACACATACTTGGTCTTATGCATAGTAGTGATCCTTCTGCCGTAATGTGGCCATATGTAAAACGAGGGGTTACCAAAAGGAATTTACAGCATGATGACATCAACGCAATTAACGCATTGTACAACAACTTTCGTTACTAA